In a single window of the Melioribacteraceae bacterium genome:
- a CDS encoding copper chaperone PCu(A)C, which produces MRKSLIIFLFVSTIVLAQKVNISDAWIRPAGAETNTGVFFIVTNDSDKPDTLFNAKSNLAEVVEVHETFKRENDMMGMRKVPFVVIPPNSTVRFKPRDLHVMLIKLKKDVALGTHGKLTLQFRNSGDIQINAIVRDMPKMK; this is translated from the coding sequence GTGAGAAAATCTTTAATCATTTTTCTATTTGTTTCTACTATAGTTTTAGCACAAAAAGTTAATATCTCCGATGCGTGGATCCGTCCTGCTGGAGCAGAGACAAACACAGGTGTTTTTTTTATTGTAACAAATGATTCAGATAAACCCGACACCCTATTTAACGCAAAATCAAATTTGGCTGAAGTGGTTGAAGTTCACGAAACATTTAAAAGAGAAAACGATATGATGGGAATGAGAAAGGTTCCGTTTGTAGTTATTCCCCCGAACTCTACTGTACGATTTAAACCACGCGATTTACACGTAATGCTTATAAAACTTAAAAAAGATGTAGCTCTTGGCACACATGGAAAATTAACTCTGCAGTTTAGAAACTCTGGCGATATTCAGATAAACGCGATCGTACGAGATATGCCTAAGATGAAGTGA
- a CDS encoding methyltransferase domain-containing protein, with amino-acid sequence MKVFLPGLKKQIDLLFPNYKEPTQKILVAGSSSEWIAQQLAKKYKCNVDLIVSDYDSLMNSKIILEGDETVNIRIMDFDATDFQKEQFDLIYAQGSVSFTNRNKIIKEFKRILKPNGYLCVGEITVLEKVYPAFIKDIFDNSSLLPIYSDEIEKYYEERNFEIIYNVDISYTLKDYYAENATRLSQEKDNLSSNEKSYYKKLLNKISHESNVYLKLGGDQYIGFSTLLLRKMVN; translated from the coding sequence ATGAAAGTTTTTTTACCCGGCTTAAAGAAGCAAATAGATTTGCTGTTTCCAAACTACAAAGAGCCAACTCAAAAAATATTAGTAGCAGGTTCCTCAAGTGAATGGATTGCGCAGCAACTCGCTAAAAAATACAAGTGCAATGTTGATTTAATAGTCTCCGACTATGATTCATTGATGAACTCAAAAATTATTCTCGAAGGAGACGAGACTGTCAACATTCGGATAATGGATTTTGACGCGACCGATTTCCAGAAAGAACAATTTGATTTAATTTATGCGCAAGGTTCTGTTTCTTTTACAAATAGAAATAAGATTATAAAGGAGTTTAAAAGGATTTTAAAACCAAACGGTTATTTATGTGTTGGTGAGATAACCGTGCTTGAAAAAGTGTACCCTGCTTTTATAAAAGATATTTTCGATAACTCGTCTTTGCTCCCAATTTATTCGGATGAAATTGAGAAATATTATGAAGAAAGAAATTTCGAAATAATTTACAATGTAGATATATCATACACATTAAAAGATTATTACGCCGAAAACGCCACCCGGCTGAGCCAGGAAAAGGATAATTTATCATCGAATGAGAAAAGTTATTATAAAAAACTACTTAACAAAATAAGCCATGAATCGAATGTTTACCTAAAGCTCGGGGGCGATCAATACATAGGGTTCTCCACATTATTATTAAGGAAAATGGTTAATTGA
- a CDS encoding SCO family protein, with product MKKYLLLILCVFIISCSSEFEELNDFSETRFELVDQNNSRVIFPNDFKNKTVVMNFIFTNCPDICPLSTNNLRLVQESLKKEKINDVHFLSISFDPDFDKPEILKKFAEIRKLDLSNWDFLTGEKSLVDSLMRKAEIVAIPSDSTIFDDGRKIYYYVHTDRIVIMDRDGKIRKQYPGSSVDPELVAKDVISIN from the coding sequence ATGAAAAAGTATTTGTTATTAATTCTATGCGTGTTTATTATAAGCTGTTCTTCCGAGTTTGAAGAACTTAACGATTTTAGTGAAACACGCTTTGAATTAGTCGACCAAAATAATAGTCGTGTAATTTTCCCGAATGACTTTAAGAATAAAACTGTTGTAATGAATTTTATTTTTACCAACTGCCCCGATATTTGTCCCCTCAGCACAAATAATCTGCGATTAGTACAAGAGTCCCTAAAAAAGGAAAAAATTAATGATGTACACTTTTTGTCTATTAGTTTCGACCCCGATTTTGATAAACCGGAGATTCTTAAAAAGTTTGCAGAAATAAGAAAACTGGATTTAAGCAATTGGGATTTTTTAACCGGAGAGAAATCCTTAGTTGATTCCCTTATGAGGAAAGCGGAAATTGTTGCCATTCCATCAGACTCCACAATTTTTGATGACGGCAGAAAAATATACTATTATGTACATACTGATCGAATTGTAATTATGGACCGCGATGGCAAAATTCGAAAACAATATCCGGGAAGTTCTGTCGATCCCGAGCTTGTTGCAAAAGATGTTATTTCTATTAATTAA
- a CDS encoding bifunctional metallophosphatase/5'-nucleotidase: MAKASFVFFFIFTLLSAQTINLKIIQTTDDHGAIFPYDFTDQRTTNNSLAHISTFLKKERENKDQEIVLLNGGDILQGTPAVYYYNFEKPEQTHLLAEVMNYMKYDAGVVGNHDIETGHPIYDKFVTEINFPWLAANAVNKTNNAPYFKPYTIIERKGLKIAVLGLITPHIPNWLPEKIWEGIEWEDMIESAEKWVKIIKENEKPDLLIGLFHAGVDYTYNNQDANFYKNENASQLVAQKVDGFDIVFVGHDHKGWNFKIKNNAGNEVLILGGTSYGREVAIADFKFNFNKQLQLWEKEISGSTFESKNVTPDSLFLQKFEKHFTDINKYVTRTIGWFEDELDSREALFGSSSFSDLINQIQMEITGAEISFTAPLSLNAKINKGEITVGQLFKLYRYENLLYTMNLSGKEIKNYLEHSYSLWFNQIKNENDNLLNFVKDDNGNTIFDKRNNAPQLKFPFYNFDSALGIDYEVDVTKPDGDKIKIISMSNGSKFDENKIYKTAINSYRGNGGGGHLLIGAKIPKEELSGRIINSTDKDLRYYIMKWIEKNKTITPQKYSNWKVVPQAIWERAKERDYKLLFNN; encoded by the coding sequence ATTGCCAAAGCAAGTTTTGTATTTTTCTTTATTTTTACACTTCTCTCCGCACAAACAATAAATCTGAAAATAATACAAACAACCGATGATCACGGGGCAATATTTCCTTATGATTTTACCGATCAACGCACAACTAACAATTCTTTAGCGCATATTTCTACTTTCTTAAAAAAAGAAAGAGAAAATAAAGATCAAGAAATAGTCTTATTAAATGGAGGGGATATACTTCAGGGAACACCAGCAGTATATTACTACAATTTTGAGAAACCGGAACAAACTCATCTGCTCGCCGAAGTGATGAATTATATGAAATACGATGCCGGAGTGGTTGGAAATCACGACATTGAAACGGGGCATCCGATATATGATAAATTTGTGACTGAAATAAACTTTCCGTGGCTCGCGGCTAACGCAGTAAACAAAACTAATAACGCTCCCTACTTTAAACCATACACAATCATAGAACGGAAGGGACTTAAAATAGCCGTACTTGGCTTAATAACTCCCCACATTCCAAATTGGCTTCCCGAAAAAATCTGGGAAGGAATTGAATGGGAAGATATGATTGAAAGCGCTGAAAAATGGGTAAAGATAATTAAAGAAAACGAAAAACCTGATTTATTAATAGGATTATTTCATGCCGGGGTTGACTACACCTACAATAATCAAGACGCAAATTTTTATAAAAACGAAAACGCGTCTCAACTTGTGGCTCAAAAAGTAGATGGGTTTGATATAGTATTTGTAGGACACGACCATAAGGGTTGGAATTTTAAAATAAAAAATAATGCCGGAAATGAAGTATTAATTCTTGGTGGAACAAGTTACGGCCGTGAAGTTGCTATTGCAGATTTCAAATTTAACTTTAATAAACAGTTGCAATTATGGGAAAAAGAAATTAGCGGATCTACATTTGAATCAAAAAATGTTACCCCCGATTCACTTTTTTTACAAAAATTTGAAAAACATTTCACTGACATTAATAAATATGTTACACGTACAATCGGGTGGTTCGAAGATGAGTTAGATTCCCGGGAGGCACTATTCGGCAGTTCTTCGTTTTCAGATTTAATAAACCAAATTCAGATGGAAATAACCGGAGCAGAAATATCTTTTACCGCGCCATTATCTCTAAATGCAAAAATTAATAAAGGTGAAATTACCGTTGGTCAACTATTCAAACTTTACCGTTATGAAAATTTATTATACACAATGAACCTTAGCGGCAAGGAGATAAAAAATTATTTGGAGCATTCATATTCTTTATGGTTTAATCAAATTAAAAATGAAAATGACAACTTACTCAACTTCGTCAAAGATGATAATGGCAATACCATATTTGATAAAAGAAACAATGCCCCGCAATTAAAATTCCCATTTTATAATTTTGATTCTGCTCTGGGAATAGATTATGAGGTTGATGTTACTAAGCCGGATGGTGATAAAATTAAAATAATCTCAATGAGCAATGGTTCTAAGTTTGACGAGAATAAGATTTATAAAACTGCTATTAATTCTTATCGTGGGAATGGCGGCGGGGGACATCTACTTATCGGAGCTAAAATTCCAAAGGAAGAGTTGAGCGGCAGAATTATCAATTCAACCGATAAAGATCTTCGTTACTACATTATGAAGTGGATAGAGAAGAATAAAACAATTACTCCCCAAAAATATTCAAACTGGAAAGTTGTACCGCAAGCAATCTGGGAAAGAGCAAAGGAGAGAGATTATAAATTGCTGTTTAATAATTAA